The proteins below are encoded in one region of Homo sapiens chromosome 8, GRCh38.p14 Primary Assembly:
- the TMEM276-ZFTRAF1 gene encoding uncharacterized protein LOC157542 isoform 3 precursor (isoform 3 precursor is encoded by transcript variant 13), whose amino-acid sequence MAPKPGAEWSTALSHLVLGVVSLHAAVSTAEASRGAAAGFLLQVLAATTTLAPGLSTHEDCLAGAWVATVIGLPLLAFDFHWCTNGHLMCAGCFIHLLADARLKEEQATCPNCRCEISKSLCCRNLAVEKAVSELPSECGFCLRQFPRSLLERHQKEECQDRVTQCKYKRIGCPWHGPFHELTVHEAACAHPTKTGSELMEILDGMDQSHRKEMQLYNSIFSLLSFEKIGYTGEAPRRLLHATQVWVGGLAARSLGAAGSGHWALTAPDSRALDKLPVDRWTPRSRRQAGD is encoded by the exons ATGGCCCCCAAGCCGGGGGCCGAGTGGAGCACAGCCCTGTCCCATCTGGTGCTGGGAGTGGTGTCTCTGCACGCAGCCGTGAGCACAGCCGAG GCAAGTCGAGGGGCTGCTGCTGGCTTCCTGCTCCAGGTCTTGGCTGCCACCACCACGCTGGCCCCAGGGCTGAGCACACACGAAGACTGCCTTGCTGGAGCCTGGGTGGCCACCGTCATCGGCCTTCCCCTTCTGGCCTTCGATTTCCACTGG TGTACTAATGGTCACTTGATGTGCGCTGGCTGTTTTATCCACCTACTAGCAGATGCCCGGCTGAAGGAGGAGCAGGCCACGTGCCCCAATTGTCGTTGTGAGATCAGTAAGAGCCTCTGCTGCCGGAACCTGGCCGTGGAGAAAGCCGTGAGCGAGCTGCCTTCAGAGTGTGGCTTCTGCCTGCGCCAGTTTCCCCGCTCCCTCCTGGAGAGGCACCAGAAAGAGGAATGCCAGGACAG GGTAACCCAGTGCAAGTACAAACGCATCGGCTGCCCATGGCACGGCCCCTTCCATGAGCTGACGGTGCACGAGGCTGCGTGCGCCCACCCGACCAAGACAGGCAGTGAGCTGATGGAGATCCTGGATGGGATGGACCAGAGCCACCGCAAGGAGATGCAGCTGTACAACAGCATCTTCAGCCTGCTCAGCTTCGAGAAGATTGGCTACACAGGTGAGGCGCCCCGCCGCCTGCTGCATGCCACACAGGTGTGGGTTGGGGGGCTGGCAGCCAGGAGTCTGGGGGCAGCAGGCTCTGGGCACTGGGCACTGACAGCGCCGGACAGCCGGGCTCTGGACAAGCTCCCGGTGGACAGGTGGACACCTCGGTCGAGAAGACAGGCCGGAGACTGA
- the TMEM276-ZFTRAF1 gene encoding uncharacterized protein LOC157542 isoform 4 precursor (isoform 4 precursor is encoded by transcript variant 18), with product MAPKPGAEWSTALSHLVLGVVSLHAAVSTAECTNGHLMCAGCFIHLLADARLKEEQATCPNCRCEISKSLCCRNLAVEKAVSELPSECGFCLRQFPRSLLERHQKEECQDRVTQCKYKRIGCPWHGPFHELTVHEAACAHPTKTGSELMEILDGMDQSHRKEMQLYNSIFSLLSFEKIGYTGEAPRRLLHATQVWVGGLAARSLGAAGSGHWALTAPDSRALDKLPVDRWTPRSRRQAGD from the exons ATGGCCCCCAAGCCGGGGGCCGAGTGGAGCACAGCCCTGTCCCATCTGGTGCTGGGAGTGGTGTCTCTGCACGCAGCCGTGAGCACAGCCGAG TGTACTAATGGTCACTTGATGTGCGCTGGCTGTTTTATCCACCTACTAGCAGATGCCCGGCTGAAGGAGGAGCAGGCCACGTGCCCCAATTGTCGTTGTGAGATCAGTAAGAGCCTCTGCTGCCGGAACCTGGCCGTGGAGAAAGCCGTGAGCGAGCTGCCTTCAGAGTGTGGCTTCTGCCTGCGCCAGTTTCCCCGCTCCCTCCTGGAGAGGCACCAGAAAGAGGAATGCCAGGACAG GGTAACCCAGTGCAAGTACAAACGCATCGGCTGCCCATGGCACGGCCCCTTCCATGAGCTGACGGTGCACGAGGCTGCGTGCGCCCACCCGACCAAGACAGGCAGTGAGCTGATGGAGATCCTGGATGGGATGGACCAGAGCCACCGCAAGGAGATGCAGCTGTACAACAGCATCTTCAGCCTGCTCAGCTTCGAGAAGATTGGCTACACAGGTGAGGCGCCCCGCCGCCTGCTGCATGCCACACAGGTGTGGGTTGGGGGGCTGGCAGCCAGGAGTCTGGGGGCAGCAGGCTCTGGGCACTGGGCACTGACAGCGCCGGACAGCCGGGCTCTGGACAAGCTCCCGGTGGACAGGTGGACACCTCGGTCGAGAAGACAGGCCGGAGACTGA
- the TMEM276-ZFTRAF1 gene encoding uncharacterized protein LOC157542 isoform 1 precursor (isoform 1 precursor is encoded by transcript variant 2): MAPKPGAEWSTALSHLVLGVVSLHAAVSTAEASRGAAAGFLLQVLAATTTLAPGLSTHEDCLAGAWVATVIGLPLLAFDFHWCTNGHLMCAGCFIHLLADARLKEEQATCPNCRCEISKSLCCRNLAVEKAVSELPSECGFCLRQFPRSLLERHQKEECQDRVTQCKYKRIGCPWHGPFHELTVHEAACAHPTKTGSELMEILDGMDQSHRKEMQLYNSIFSLLSFEKIGYTEVQFRPYRTDDFITRLYYETPRFTVLNQTWVLKARVNDSERNPNLSCKRTLSFQLLLKSKVTAPLECSFLLLKGPYDDVRISPVIYHFVFTNESNETDYVPLPIIDSVECNKLLAAKNINLRLFLFQIQK; the protein is encoded by the exons ATGGCCCCCAAGCCGGGGGCCGAGTGGAGCACAGCCCTGTCCCATCTGGTGCTGGGAGTGGTGTCTCTGCACGCAGCCGTGAGCACAGCCGAG GCAAGTCGAGGGGCTGCTGCTGGCTTCCTGCTCCAGGTCTTGGCTGCCACCACCACGCTGGCCCCAGGGCTGAGCACACACGAAGACTGCCTTGCTGGAGCCTGGGTGGCCACCGTCATCGGCCTTCCCCTTCTGGCCTTCGATTTCCACTGG TGTACTAATGGTCACTTGATGTGCGCTGGCTGTTTTATCCACCTACTAGCAGATGCCCGGCTGAAGGAGGAGCAGGCCACGTGCCCCAATTGTCGTTGTGAGATCAGTAAGAGCCTCTGCTGCCGGAACCTGGCCGTGGAGAAAGCCGTGAGCGAGCTGCCTTCAGAGTGTGGCTTCTGCCTGCGCCAGTTTCCCCGCTCCCTCCTGGAGAGGCACCAGAAAGAGGAATGCCAGGACAG GGTAACCCAGTGCAAGTACAAACGCATCGGCTGCCCATGGCACGGCCCCTTCCATGAGCTGACGGTGCACGAGGCTGCGTGCGCCCACCCGACCAAGACAGGCAGTGAGCTGATGGAGATCCTGGATGGGATGGACCAGAGCCACCGCAAGGAGATGCAGCTGTACAACAGCATCTTCAGCCTGCTCAGCTTCGAGAAGATTGGCTACACAG AGGTCCAGTTCCGGCCGTACCGCACAGACGACTTCATCACGCGCCTGTACTATGAGACGCCCAGGTTCACAGTGCTGAACCAGACGTGGGTCCTGAAGGCTCGAGTCAACGACTCGGAGCGTAACCCCAACCTGTCCTGCAAGCGTACGCTCTCCTTCCAGCTCCTCCTCAAGAGCAAGGTCACGGCACCGCTGGAGTGCTCCTTCCTGCTGCTCAAGGGCCCCTACGACGACGTGAGGATCAGCCCCGTCATCTACCACTTTGTCTTCACCAACGAGAGCAACGAGACGGACTACGTGCCACTGCCCATCATTGACTCCGTGGAGTGCAACAAGCTGCTGGCTGCCAAGAACATCAACCTGCGGCTCTTCCTGTTCCAGATACAGAAGTAG
- the TMEM276 gene encoding transmembrane protein 276 precursor, which yields MAPKPGAEWSTALSHLVLGVVSLHAAVSTAEASRGAAAGFLLQVLAATTTLAPGLSTHEDCLAGAWVATVIGLPLLAFDFHWVNGDRSSANLLLGGGMVLAVAGGHLGPEGRSVAGQAMLLVVAVTILIVAVFTANTYGMWGGAMLGVAGLLSRLEEDRLLLLPKEDVCRWALAVGSWAYCRALHTQRLQWE from the exons ATGGCCCCCAAGCCGGGGGCCGAGTGGAGCACAGCCCTGTCCCATCTGGTGCTGGGAGTGGTGTCTCTGCACGCAGCCGTGAGCACAGCCGAG GCAAGTCGAGGGGCTGCTGCTGGCTTCCTGCTCCAGGTCTTGGCTGCCACCACCACGCTGGCCCCAGGGCTGAGCACACACGAAGACTGCCTTGCTGGAGCCTGGGTGGCCACCGTCATCGGCCTTCCCCTTCTGGCCTTCGATTTCCACTGGGTGAATGGGGACCGCTCCTCTGCCAACCTGCTCCTGGGAGGAGGCATGGTGCTGGCAGTGGCTGGCGGCCACCTCGGCCCTGAGGGCCGCTCTGTGGCTGGTCAGGCAATGCTGTTGGTGGTCGCAGTGACCATCCTCATTGTAGCTGTCTTCACGGCCAACACTTATGGGATGTGGGGGGGGGCGATGCTGGGTGTGGCAGGCCTCCTGAGCCGGCTGGAGGAGGACAGGCTGCTGCTGCTACCGAAGGAGGATGTCTGTCGCTGGGCCTTGGCTGTAGGCAGCTGGGCTTACTGCCGGGCCCTGCATACACAGCGCCTCCAGTGGGAGTGA
- the ZFTRAF1 gene encoding zinc finger TRAF-type-containing protein 1 isoform 1 (isoform 1 is encoded by transcript variant 1) — protein MSGAEEAGGGGPAAGPAGSVPAGVGVGVGAGPGAAAGQAAAAALGEAAGPGLPDEAGLAGARQLQLQEAAGDPDAPPKKRLRAAEAAEAAAAAAAAGSGKLEERLYSVLCCTVCLDLPKASVYQCTNGHLMCAGCFIHLLADARLKEEQATCPNCRCEISKSLCCRNLAVEKAVSELPSECGFCLRQFPRSLLERHQKEECQDRVTQCKYKRIGCPWHGPFHELTVHEAACAHPTKTGSELMEILDGMDQSHRKEMQLYNSIFSLLSFEKIGYTEVQFRPYRTDDFITRLYYETPRFTVLNQTWVLKARVNDSERNPNLSCKRTLSFQLLLKSKVTAPLECSFLLLKGPYDDVRISPVIYHFVFTNESNETDYVPLPIIDSVECNKLLAAKNINLRLFLFQIQK, from the exons ATGTCCGGCGCCGAGGAGGCCGGCGGGGGCGGCCCGGCCGCGGGGCCCGCGGGCTCCGTGCCGGCCGGGGTCGGGGTCGGGGTCGGAGCCGGGCCCGGGGCGGCCGCCGggcaggcggcggcggcggctctgGGCGAGGCGGCGGGGCCTGGGCTCCCGGACGAGGCGGGCTTGGCGGGCGCCCGGCAGCTACAGCTGCAGGAGGCGGCCGGCGACCCCGACGCGCCGCCCAAGAAGCGGCTGCGGGCAGCCGAGGCGgccgaggcggcggcggcggcggcggcggccggcaGCGGGAAACTGGAGGAGCGGCTCTACTCGGTGCTGTGCTGCACCGTGTGCCTGGACCTGCCCAAGGCCTCCGTGTACCAG TGTACTAATGGTCACTTGATGTGCGCTGGCTGTTTTATCCACCTACTAGCAGATGCCCGGCTGAAGGAGGAGCAGGCCACGTGCCCCAATTGTCGTTGTGAGATCAGTAAGAGCCTCTGCTGCCGGAACCTGGCCGTGGAGAAAGCCGTGAGCGAGCTGCCTTCAGAGTGTGGCTTCTGCCTGCGCCAGTTTCCCCGCTCCCTCCTGGAGAGGCACCAGAAAGAGGAATGCCAGGACAG GGTAACCCAGTGCAAGTACAAACGCATCGGCTGCCCATGGCACGGCCCCTTCCATGAGCTGACGGTGCACGAGGCTGCGTGCGCCCACCCGACCAAGACAGGCAGTGAGCTGATGGAGATCCTGGATGGGATGGACCAGAGCCACCGCAAGGAGATGCAGCTGTACAACAGCATCTTCAGCCTGCTCAGCTTCGAGAAGATTGGCTACACAG AGGTCCAGTTCCGGCCGTACCGCACAGACGACTTCATCACGCGCCTGTACTATGAGACGCCCAGGTTCACAGTGCTGAACCAGACGTGGGTCCTGAAGGCTCGAGTCAACGACTCGGAGCGTAACCCCAACCTGTCCTGCAAGCGTACGCTCTCCTTCCAGCTCCTCCTCAAGAGCAAGGTCACGGCACCGCTGGAGTGCTCCTTCCTGCTGCTCAAGGGCCCCTACGACGACGTGAGGATCAGCCCCGTCATCTACCACTTTGTCTTCACCAACGAGAGCAACGAGACGGACTACGTGCCACTGCCCATCATTGACTCCGTGGAGTGCAACAAGCTGCTGGCTGCCAAGAACATCAACCTGCGGCTCTTCCTGTTCCAGATACAGAAGTAG
- the ZFTRAF1 gene encoding zinc finger TRAF-type-containing protein 1 isoform 3 (isoform 3 is encoded by transcript variant 3) has product MCAGCFIHLLADARLKEEQATCPNCRCEISKSLCCRNLAVEKAVSELPSECGFCLRQFPRSLLERHQKEECQDRVTQCKYKRIGCPWHGPFHELTVHEAACAHPTKTGSELMEILDGMDQSHRKEMQLYNSIFSLLSFEKIGYTEVQFRPYRTDDFITRLYYETPRFTVLNQTWVLKARVNDSERNPNLSCKRTLSFQLLLKSKVTAPLECSFLLLKGPYDDVRISPVIYHFVFTNESNETDYVPLPIIDSVECNKLLAAKNINLRLFLFQIQK; this is encoded by the exons ATGTGCGCTGGCTGTTTTATCCACCTACTAGCAGATGCCCGGCTGAAGGAGGAGCAGGCCACGTGCCCCAATTGTCGTTGTGAGATCAGTAAGAGCCTCTGCTGCCGGAACCTGGCCGTGGAGAAAGCCGTGAGCGAGCTGCCTTCAGAGTGTGGCTTCTGCCTGCGCCAGTTTCCCCGCTCCCTCCTGGAGAGGCACCAGAAAGAGGAATGCCAGGACAG GGTAACCCAGTGCAAGTACAAACGCATCGGCTGCCCATGGCACGGCCCCTTCCATGAGCTGACGGTGCACGAGGCTGCGTGCGCCCACCCGACCAAGACAGGCAGTGAGCTGATGGAGATCCTGGATGGGATGGACCAGAGCCACCGCAAGGAGATGCAGCTGTACAACAGCATCTTCAGCCTGCTCAGCTTCGAGAAGATTGGCTACACAG AGGTCCAGTTCCGGCCGTACCGCACAGACGACTTCATCACGCGCCTGTACTATGAGACGCCCAGGTTCACAGTGCTGAACCAGACGTGGGTCCTGAAGGCTCGAGTCAACGACTCGGAGCGTAACCCCAACCTGTCCTGCAAGCGTACGCTCTCCTTCCAGCTCCTCCTCAAGAGCAAGGTCACGGCACCGCTGGAGTGCTCCTTCCTGCTGCTCAAGGGCCCCTACGACGACGTGAGGATCAGCCCCGTCATCTACCACTTTGTCTTCACCAACGAGAGCAACGAGACGGACTACGTGCCACTGCCCATCATTGACTCCGTGGAGTGCAACAAGCTGCTGGCTGCCAAGAACATCAACCTGCGGCTCTTCCTGTTCCAGATACAGAAGTAG
- the ZFTRAF1 gene encoding zinc finger TRAF-type-containing protein 1 isoform 4 (isoform 4 is encoded by transcript variant 4) has translation MCAGCFIHLLADARLKEEQATCPNCRCEISKSLCCRNLAVEKAVSELPSECGFCLRQFPRSLLERHQKEECQDRVTQCKYKRIGCPWHGPFHELTVHEAACAHPTKTGSELMEILDGMDQSHRKEMQLYNSIFSLLSFEKIGYTGEAPRRLLHATQVWVGGLAARSLGAAGSGHWALTAPDSRALDKLPVDRWTPRSRRQAGD, from the exons ATGTGCGCTGGCTGTTTTATCCACCTACTAGCAGATGCCCGGCTGAAGGAGGAGCAGGCCACGTGCCCCAATTGTCGTTGTGAGATCAGTAAGAGCCTCTGCTGCCGGAACCTGGCCGTGGAGAAAGCCGTGAGCGAGCTGCCTTCAGAGTGTGGCTTCTGCCTGCGCCAGTTTCCCCGCTCCCTCCTGGAGAGGCACCAGAAAGAGGAATGCCAGGACAG GGTAACCCAGTGCAAGTACAAACGCATCGGCTGCCCATGGCACGGCCCCTTCCATGAGCTGACGGTGCACGAGGCTGCGTGCGCCCACCCGACCAAGACAGGCAGTGAGCTGATGGAGATCCTGGATGGGATGGACCAGAGCCACCGCAAGGAGATGCAGCTGTACAACAGCATCTTCAGCCTGCTCAGCTTCGAGAAGATTGGCTACACAGGTGAGGCGCCCCGCCGCCTGCTGCATGCCACACAGGTGTGGGTTGGGGGGCTGGCAGCCAGGAGTCTGGGGGCAGCAGGCTCTGGGCACTGGGCACTGACAGCGCCGGACAGCCGGGCTCTGGACAAGCTCCCGGTGGACAGGTGGACACCTCGGTCGAGAAGACAGGCCGGAGACTGA
- the TMEM276-ZFTRAF1 gene encoding uncharacterized protein LOC157542 isoform 2 precursor (isoform 2 precursor is encoded by transcript variant 6), translated as MAPKPGAEWSTALSHLVLGVVSLHAAVSTAECTNGHLMCAGCFIHLLADARLKEEQATCPNCRCEISKSLCCRNLAVEKAVSELPSECGFCLRQFPRSLLERHQKEECQDRVTQCKYKRIGCPWHGPFHELTVHEAACAHPTKTGSELMEILDGMDQSHRKEMQLYNSIFSLLSFEKIGYTEVQFRPYRTDDFITRLYYETPRFTVLNQTWVLKARVNDSERNPNLSCKRTLSFQLLLKSKVTAPLECSFLLLKGPYDDVRISPVIYHFVFTNESNETDYVPLPIIDSVECNKLLAAKNINLRLFLFQIQK; from the exons ATGGCCCCCAAGCCGGGGGCCGAGTGGAGCACAGCCCTGTCCCATCTGGTGCTGGGAGTGGTGTCTCTGCACGCAGCCGTGAGCACAGCCGAG TGTACTAATGGTCACTTGATGTGCGCTGGCTGTTTTATCCACCTACTAGCAGATGCCCGGCTGAAGGAGGAGCAGGCCACGTGCCCCAATTGTCGTTGTGAGATCAGTAAGAGCCTCTGCTGCCGGAACCTGGCCGTGGAGAAAGCCGTGAGCGAGCTGCCTTCAGAGTGTGGCTTCTGCCTGCGCCAGTTTCCCCGCTCCCTCCTGGAGAGGCACCAGAAAGAGGAATGCCAGGACAG GGTAACCCAGTGCAAGTACAAACGCATCGGCTGCCCATGGCACGGCCCCTTCCATGAGCTGACGGTGCACGAGGCTGCGTGCGCCCACCCGACCAAGACAGGCAGTGAGCTGATGGAGATCCTGGATGGGATGGACCAGAGCCACCGCAAGGAGATGCAGCTGTACAACAGCATCTTCAGCCTGCTCAGCTTCGAGAAGATTGGCTACACAG AGGTCCAGTTCCGGCCGTACCGCACAGACGACTTCATCACGCGCCTGTACTATGAGACGCCCAGGTTCACAGTGCTGAACCAGACGTGGGTCCTGAAGGCTCGAGTCAACGACTCGGAGCGTAACCCCAACCTGTCCTGCAAGCGTACGCTCTCCTTCCAGCTCCTCCTCAAGAGCAAGGTCACGGCACCGCTGGAGTGCTCCTTCCTGCTGCTCAAGGGCCCCTACGACGACGTGAGGATCAGCCCCGTCATCTACCACTTTGTCTTCACCAACGAGAGCAACGAGACGGACTACGTGCCACTGCCCATCATTGACTCCGTGGAGTGCAACAAGCTGCTGGCTGCCAAGAACATCAACCTGCGGCTCTTCCTGTTCCAGATACAGAAGTAG
- the ZFTRAF1 gene encoding zinc finger TRAF-type-containing protein 1 isoform 2 (isoform 2 is encoded by transcript variant 2), with translation MSGAEEAGGGGPAAGPAGSVPAGVGVGVGAGPGAAAGQAAAAALGEAAGPGLPDEAGLAGARQLQLQEAAGDPDAPPKKRLRAAEAAEAAAAAAAAGSGKLEERLYSVLCCTVCLDLPKASVYQCTNGHLMCAGCFIHLLADARLKEEQATCPNCRCEISKSLCCRNLAVEKAVSELPSECGFCLRQFPRSLLERHQKEECQDRVTQCKYKRIGCPWHGPFHELTVHEAACAHPTKTGSELMEILDGMDQSHRKEMQLYNSIFSLLSFEKIGYTGEAPRRLLHATQVWVGGLAARSLGAAGSGHWALTAPDSRALDKLPVDRWTPRSRRQAGD, from the exons ATGTCCGGCGCCGAGGAGGCCGGCGGGGGCGGCCCGGCCGCGGGGCCCGCGGGCTCCGTGCCGGCCGGGGTCGGGGTCGGGGTCGGAGCCGGGCCCGGGGCGGCCGCCGggcaggcggcggcggcggctctgGGCGAGGCGGCGGGGCCTGGGCTCCCGGACGAGGCGGGCTTGGCGGGCGCCCGGCAGCTACAGCTGCAGGAGGCGGCCGGCGACCCCGACGCGCCGCCCAAGAAGCGGCTGCGGGCAGCCGAGGCGgccgaggcggcggcggcggcggcggcggccggcaGCGGGAAACTGGAGGAGCGGCTCTACTCGGTGCTGTGCTGCACCGTGTGCCTGGACCTGCCCAAGGCCTCCGTGTACCAG TGTACTAATGGTCACTTGATGTGCGCTGGCTGTTTTATCCACCTACTAGCAGATGCCCGGCTGAAGGAGGAGCAGGCCACGTGCCCCAATTGTCGTTGTGAGATCAGTAAGAGCCTCTGCTGCCGGAACCTGGCCGTGGAGAAAGCCGTGAGCGAGCTGCCTTCAGAGTGTGGCTTCTGCCTGCGCCAGTTTCCCCGCTCCCTCCTGGAGAGGCACCAGAAAGAGGAATGCCAGGACAG GGTAACCCAGTGCAAGTACAAACGCATCGGCTGCCCATGGCACGGCCCCTTCCATGAGCTGACGGTGCACGAGGCTGCGTGCGCCCACCCGACCAAGACAGGCAGTGAGCTGATGGAGATCCTGGATGGGATGGACCAGAGCCACCGCAAGGAGATGCAGCTGTACAACAGCATCTTCAGCCTGCTCAGCTTCGAGAAGATTGGCTACACAGGTGAGGCGCCCCGCCGCCTGCTGCATGCCACACAGGTGTGGGTTGGGGGGCTGGCAGCCAGGAGTCTGGGGGCAGCAGGCTCTGGGCACTGGGCACTGACAGCGCCGGACAGCCGGGCTCTGGACAAGCTCCCGGTGGACAGGTGGACACCTCGGTCGAGAAGACAGGCCGGAGACTGA